TGGAAGCTTTTCGCCGGATTATGAACGACCCGCGGTTTGACGACATCCCACTTATCCTTGAAACCCCAGACACTACACTCTGGCCGCAGGAAATCAGGTTGCTTTACGAATTGATGGAAGCGTAAGGCTAATTCCTGTTTGATGTGTTGATAATATCTTTGTTTTATTGCTTGGTTTCTGTTGCGTTCATAATGTGTGTAATTCCTTTGTGAAGTAAAAAAGATAATGTTCGGACAAGAACCCCATTATGGGTGGGGCATTGCGGGAAAGTGGCACGCGAGAGGAGAACGGGCGAAGTTGCAATGGAGCAAAATCACAAAAGACAAAAAACCAAATGACAAACGAAATCCCAAAACCAAAAAAATTTCAAGCACAAAACATCAAGCACAGATGAGATGTAGTGTATTGGAGTCCCGGAGGGACGACTTATTACTATTGACTCTGAATTTATTCAGATGCGCCAGTATTCAACCCCTTCGGGATTCGTAAAACCATTTTTGGGGAAAAACCAATGATGGGTATTATGGCAAAAGTCTTTTTCTTCATCAAAACCGGATGGTATCGCATCAAAATAGGAATGAGCCAAGCGTAATTTCTTGTTTTAGACTTATTTGTAAAGCAGGTATTTTTTCCTGATTTTTTCGAATTTTTTCAGGTCTTTTTTCCAGCTTTCGCGAATCTGTTTTTCGGTATAACCTTTTTCTATTTGCCATCGCAAACTGTCAGTCCCGGCCAACAAGTCGAACGATTTTCTGAAAAATGGATGTACATTCATGGCCGAAAGCTGATGATAAGCATCCAGCAGCCATTTGAGTTCGATATGGCGCGGATTGTGGCGGTAGTTTTCGGCATAGGCTGTTAAATCTTTTCCGGTGCAGGTTTTTCCCTGCCATTTAGGATGCAGGCTTGCCCCCGGAATACTTCGCGGGGTGAAAGTGTAATTTCCCTTCATGCCCGGATATCCGTATATCTGGAACGGTTTATCGGTGCCCCGGCCTACGCTGACCACTGTTCCTTCCAGAAAACAAAGCGAAGGATAAAGATATACGGCCTTCCAGTTTGGTAAATTGGGCGAAGGCTTTACGGGAAGTTTAACAATCAGATTATGGGTGTATTTTTTCAAAGGGATAACAGTCAGCTGGCAGGTTTCGCCGTTTTTGAGCCAGTGCTCGCCGTTGACCATCCGGGCATATTCGCCAATGGTCATTCCGTAAACCACCGGAATGGGATGCATGCCCACAAAAGATTTGTATTTGGGTTTCAATACCGGTCCGTCCACATAAAAACCGTTGGGGTTGGGCCGGTCGAGTACGATAATCGGAACGTGGTTTTCGGCACAGGCTTCCATCACCAGCGACAACGTGGAAATGTAAGTGTAAAACCGTGTTCCGACATCCTGTAAATCAAACAACACGACATCAACACCTTTTAAATCTTCTACGGTGGGCTTCCGGTGTTTTCCGTAAAGCGAAACAATGGGAAGTCCGGTTTTTGCATCCCTGCCGTTGCCGATGTGCGCTCCGGCGCTTTTGTTTCCGCGAAAACCGTGTTCAGGACTAAAAATCTTTACGACCTCTATGCCTGACGACAGTAAGGTGT
The sequence above is drawn from the Candidatus Sulfidibacterium hydrothermale genome and encodes:
- a CDS encoding exo-beta-N-acetylmuramidase NamZ family protein — encoded protein: MKRFAAFLVLLLWITSTGFAQKHLPVLTDFHSIVTGDEQTSVYFPMLQGKKVAVVANQSAIIGKTHLVDTLLSSGIEVVKIFSPEHGFRGNKSAGAHIGNGRDAKTGLPIVSLYGKHRKPTVEDLKGVDVVLFDLQDVGTRFYTYISTLSLVMEACAENHVPIIVLDRPNPNGFYVDGPVLKPKYKSFVGMHPIPVVYGMTIGEYARMVNGEHWLKNGETCQLTVIPLKKYTHNLIVKLPVKPSPNLPNWKAVYLYPSLCFLEGTVVSVGRGTDKPFQIYGYPGMKGNYTFTPRSIPGASLHPKWQGKTCTGKDLTAYAENYRHNPRHIELKWLLDAYHQLSAMNVHPFFRKSFDLLAGTDSLRWQIEKGYTEKQIRESWKKDLKKFEKIRKKYLLYK